CGAAGAATGCCTTTTAGAGTGGGACATTGGCAACATATTAACTATTACCGTCGACAATGCTTCTTTAAACAATTCAGCAATTTCTCATATGAAGATAGTGAGCAAGGATTGGCAGGGGGTCATTTTAGAGAATGAGTTCCTACATATCAGATGCTGCGCCCATATTGTTAATCTGATAGTTAAGAGTGGACTAAAATTCATTAGTAGCTCtgtgacaaaaataaaaaaatgttgttcTATATGTGAGATCCTCTCCTGGAAGATTAGTTCAGTTCAAGAAGTGAgtggaaaaagagaaaatttCTGAGCGGAGCCTCCTCTCGTTAGATGTAGAAACTAGATGGAATGCCACTTACCTCATGTTGGAGTCCGCCATAAAATTCGAGAAGGCACTCTTTAGATTAGCTAAAGTGCAGATGGTATTCCAGATGCAGTGGACTGGGCATATGCAAAGGAGTTCCTTATGGTTATGAAGCCATTTTGCGATGTGACAGTAAGACTCTCTGGTTCGCAATATGTGACATCGAGTATCTTTGTCCATGATTTTATCTCCATACATGACAAGCTAGATAAACTATCTAGAATAAATGACCATGCTTGGAGTATGATGGCTGTATAgatgaaaaagaaatttgaTAAATATTGGGGAAATTTTGCCATCATGAATCCATTGTTATTTATGGCTGTTGCATTGGACCCAAGGTTCAAGCTGAAATTTATAGAGTTTTCCTCTGAAATTTTGTATGACAAAGTGAAGGCAAAGGAATTTTGTAGCACAATTGAAGCAGGTCTCAGTCACTTATATGATTTTTATGTTGAGGCTGCCGCTGGTACTTCATCATATGGTGCTAATCAACTTCCAATCGATATTGAAGAGCATGTCGATGACATTTCTCACAGCTTAGTGTCACAGTTTGCTCTTCACCTCAAAGAGATCGAAACCAAGGAAATCAATTCAGAGTTATCAAGATATCTGAAAGATAATTGTGAGAAGAACACAGAACAGTTTGACATCTTCAATTGGTGGAAAGTGAACTCAAGTAAATATCCTGTATTGTCAAAAGTAACCAAATATGTTTTAGCAGTACAAGTGTCTACGGTAGCTTCAGAGTCTGCTTTTAGCACCAGTGGTCGAGTGGTTTCTCCCTTTCGGAGCTCTTTGTCACCCAAGATGGTTGAGGCACTGATATGTGCACAAAACTGGCTACGTTCATCGCCCAGGAATGTGGATCTAAAAGAAATCATAAGAGATTTAAAAAATTGTGAAACACTTGAAGAAGGTATCAATCATATTCATTTGTCATCAAGGTTTCTGATTATAACTTAGCTTACATTAATCATCTCACTATTAGCTTACATTAATCATCTAACTATAGAGCTTGCAGAGTTGAATTGTGGAGATAGAGTTCCTTCCTATCATTTGAAGCAAGAGGTATGTCACCAATCCTTTGGATGTGAGTATGACATGTTAGAAACAGGCTCCTAGTTACATGCTTGTTACATGAAGCACTTGAAGAAGGTATCAATCATATTCATTTGTCATCAAGGTTTCTGATTATAACTTGTTAGCTTACATTAATCATCTCACTATTAGCTTACATTAATCATCTAACTATAGAGCTTGCAGAGTTGAATTATGGAGATTAGAGTTCCTTCCTGTCATTTGAAGCAAGAAGTATGTCACCAATCCTTTGGATGTGAGTCTGACATGTTAGAAACAGGCTCCTAGTTACATGCTTGTTACATGAACCATCTTGGTCTATTTGAAATTTGAAGCAAGAGGTATGTCACCAATCCTTTGGATGTGAGTCTGACATGTTAGAAACAGGCTCCTAGTTACATGCTTGTTACATGAACCATCTTGGTCTATTTGAAATAAGACCTTGTTACAGTCAGGACCAAATCCTTATATAAGTATCCAATTGTCTGTTCTATATTGCTGGTGTAACTGATAAAATATTGATTTTACAAATGGCTTATGTAATACCATTGTGTGGTTCCACTATAAATGTCTATTTACCAATGGTTGCTCAACGCTATTATTCTATTGTGTTTATTTGAACTGCTTCATTTTGCTTTATTTTGAATTGATGAGTGATTGTCTTCTCTGTTTTTATTGTCTTATAGGCTGATTGAAGATGCATTCTTGTTCCCGTCACTCACCAGCAAGTGAATACATTAAAATGGAAGTCTCACAAGCAACACTGAAAGTTTGTCATTTAGCATGATGATGGATAATTAGTGACATAAACTGAGTGGTTGTTTATtgtaataattttattttgtagTAACATACTAGATGGCCACTGCAGATTTGGACCAACGCCTTAATGGCGAATGGCCTGGGTATTATATTAGTAAAGGCATTAACTTAAGTAAACACTGTTTATTCTATGAGAAAAGAGGAAATATTAACTGGAGTAGCTCTGCATTTAACTGATGAAGCTAGCAGTGAGGCAATCTTTGGTCAAAGGGTAAGGCAACAGCAGCCTGCGAACTGATTCCAAACCAATTAAACCATTGAACCAGCCAGCACAACCCGCTTAACCACCACTTGCTTATGGCGCTCAGACCAGACCAACCCAGGCAAACCGTCCACTGACGGGCTGGGCTCAAAAACCAGCGGAAACCGGCGTAACCCTCGAGTGAACAGGGCTACCTGAGATCACAGTTTCAATCCCTTCTTTTCCTGTATCCGCTCAAGGCCCTTTTGATCTGGACATTACTATTTCCAGCATCAAGTTTGAGTAGTTGGTTGATAACTTGATAGGGCAAATTAAAGTCATTTGCCGGAGCATTCTGAAATATGCTAAGATGCCTATGAAGGATATTGATGAAGTTATATTGACTGGGGGAATGGCAAGAGTTCCAAAGATACAGAGAATTATTGCTGAAGTTTTTGGCCACTACCAAAGCACAAGAACGACCCCTGAGGAAGCCATGGTTATATGTTCTGCAATACAAGCTGCTCTCCTTGTGGAAGATGAGCTAGGGCTCAGTGGAAATATGATTCCACTCTCTATTGGAATCGAGTCTGGGGAAGGCATTTTTACAAGGGTGATTCCAAGGCACACCACAGTCCCGACAAAGTGAACGGTAAAGATTCCAACGGAAGCTTGTCCGAATTAATTTTGGGCAGCATGTAATGGTTGAGCATAATTTGTGTTTGGGAGAGGTGGAAGTGACCGATAGCCGAATATGTCAAGGCTCTGTTGTTTTTGAACTGATATTTGAAGTTGATAAGGAGTTAAGGACTATTGTGGTTAAAGTGTCAGAAATGCTGTTGATCAGGGTGAATCTGCTGATGATGGTTGGAAAGCGTTTCAATCCTTGCAAATAAAGGAGGACAGGTGTAAAGGGAAAGTCAGAAGGGATTTACTGGACTGGGCGACGTATGAGAAAGGAATTGATGCTTGATTGAGAAATCTGGCAAGGCATACAATGAATACTCTTTGTGATATCTTGTCCAACAGATGGGATGCATTACAGCATTAGCTGATTTGCAGAACTCATTGTATGGAGATGCTTGTATTTTGAGAGATAAGATGATCTATGCCCTGAAAGTGGAATCAATTGGACAACAGCATCAAAATCTGTTGGCAGCGATGGTTCAGATTTACCAAAATGCAGATAGATATTGTTCGAAAAGAAAAATGTAGATAGATGAACAGGGCAGTTGAAACCTTCTTTTAGCTAACTTATGCTTCAAAAATCTTTCATGGTGCAGTACAAGTTTGTAGGTAAATTTTGTTAGTGAAGTTGGGAACTTGCATTGATTGGAAGGCACTGACATTCAATGTCAGGATGACATGTTAGGAATGGTCACCTGCTAGGGTTCCTAAACATGTGATCTTTTGTAGGGTTTTCACTTTGCAATTGGCTCATTtctgtatgtaagtaaattttaTGTCCTGAAGTTGGTTGCAATCTGCCCTAAGAGTAGGTGTCATCCTTGCGGTTGAACTGATAGTTCTGAAGCCTGGATGTAATGGCAGTGGTTCCTTAGTCGTATTCTATGCTACTGTTCCCTACTTTTCATTTGAATTCTGGATGCTGTCTGCTCTGTCTATGTGTATGTGTGCGGAACTGCAGTGTTTGAACTCGTACAAGGATTTAGCTAAAGCAAAACCATCATTAATGTGGTCCATTTGCCCAGTTTAATAAACCCAGGCTCCCAGTTTTTTAGTCTCTTGCAAGTGCTCACACAATCAGTTGCCCTCTCTAAGCTTTTACTGCTCGACAAAAAATGAATTTCTAACCGACACAAAGTCTTTCCATAACCCTGCTTCGCAAACTCGTTTCTCAAATACGCATGGAAGTCAACGTGAATAAGAACTCTGTAGTTCTCCCATAACAATAGCTGCTAATCCTGATGATGCATACAAAAGCTTAGGAGGAATTTAGTTGGACATTCACAAAAAGATCATCGACTCCTTTTGGATGACGCCTAATTGACAGCTAGAGACAGCGACCGATTCCTTCCaaacaaaattttcaaactTCTCTTCATCGTCAAACGTGGTGCAATAGATGCTTTTTTAGTttctattattattattattattattattattattattattattattattattattattattattattattattattattattattatagcCATACTagaacaggaaaaaaaacacaaggCTACATATAGCAACTGGTTGCCACCAGACTGATCATAAAGGACACCATCTCCAGCTGACATTTACAAAAAGAAAATTGCATGCTATTTTTTTCTCAGAATTTGCACCTGACTTTGTGCAATACAAGAAACAAGTGTGGGTGACTCACTATCATTATGTTATGCACCAACAAAAAACACTGACATGCCACATCTctgttctttttcctcctccacaTCTGTCTATTTCTGGAATAAAGTCTATGGAGTTATAAACAGATGCTTACAAAAGAGCAAAACTCTTAACACCCAGCTCCATGACTCCAGATGTTAGGTATATAGTACGGTGATTTGGAACTTGCTACAAGTGAGAATGCACCAAAACTGGAGAGGTGACAACACAAGACATGGACCTACTGCTAAAGCATTTTCATTTCCTCCATCTAGTAATTAGTTCCTTGAAAACAAGGTGCATCAACCATCTAGGGCAATGGAAGGAGTGCAGATAAAGAACATGATTTTCAATCGGGGTAAAATCTATTGCAAATAATAGTGAAAACAACATCAACCAGCCTCCTAGTTATGCATACAAAAAAACTATGTCTCTTTATTAGATACCTCATTGAAAGATAAGTCAAGGTACTCTGCTAGGCTCAGTCCCGATGTCGACTTAATCTGGCCTTGAGCTGGTGTTTCCTTCTTTTCCCTCAGCGATTTTGGAAGCCACGACTCCGAGTCACCCTTGGGTATCAGTATGTTGCCAACAATAGGTTGCAAGCCCAGCCAAGGGTCATCAACCATGGACTTAATGAAGTAGGTGCGGTCTTGCCAACCAAATCCGCACCTTCCCCCTCTTCCCCTTGAACCTGAGCTACCATAGTTATTGGGGCCCCTGCCTCGTCCATAAGATGAGTTTAGGCTACCTCTTGGTCCATAATTCATCGGGCTGCCCCCTCGGCCAGGATTAGGGTGCCTGAACCCAAGCCTAGGTGAATTTGGATAAGATCCTCTAGCTGGAGGACCAGAATGTGGACCCCAAGGAGGTGGAGCACCAGGAGGTGCTCCTTGGTATCCTGACATAGGATCCTGGAACTGCATAGGACTTCTCCATGGACAGCTCCCTGGTACACCTCGTGGAATCAGGGGTGGGGAGTGGATTGGCGATGGAGCCAAATGATGCTGGTGTGGAGGATTATTGTCACCATAGTTCCCTGGTCCAACAAAACATGAAAAGTTTGAAGAAATGATTAGGATGAGATTATGAATACTTATGAATATCATATCCCAGATTAAAACCGAATAAAAAACAATTAGCAAGTTAAGCATGCAGAAAACCAAAGGATGAAACAGCACAGTTATGCTAGACGCATGAGAACCAATAGATGATGGTAATCCTCACATGTTAATGAAACCAGCCACTCAAAACAGTAATGGAATCCTCACATGTTAATGGAAGCAGCCACTCAAAACATGAAGCTTACTGCACACAGTACAAGCAAAATGATTTAGACTTGAAAATCGTTAACCTAAAAATCTAGTATAAGTTTCTTCAGACAATTAATATCCACGATCCACTGTACCATTGCTGTAAGGTTACTGTTCTCATCATGGCAATTCAAGTCTTAGTGGCTTCTCTGGTTAACCAATCCCAGTAAGATGGAGTGTTATAAGAAACATGTATGAATGCCCAGAAATTTCAATCTTACATTAACTAAACTGGAATCCAATAACACCAGCCTGGGGTGAACTAGATACAACCATTTTTTCTATGCCTTGCTGCCTAACCATCTAATTCCTtagctaaaaaaatattaacagGCCAATATGTAAAAGTGCAGAATAAAGATTCCTAACTGATCTGCTAGTGTCAGACATGCAACATCCCTGTATTCGAATTTGGAATCAAATAAAACAATCTGCAATACACTCAAGATATGATTACATAAACTGAGACATCACAGATCAGAACAAAAGCAAGGTTCCATTCAACGGTAACACTTTTAGAGACATTAAATCTGAATGTAGCCCCATTCAAGCAAAATTATGTATGAACTGACCTAAGAGAACACATAGAAACCCCCAGGATGGCACCACTATATGCATCATGCACCCAAGAACACTATCCTTAATAATAGGTTAGTTATATTATAACGTGTACACCGCATACAGATGACCTAAAATAAACTGAAAGCAACGATGATTCAAACAATGGAAGGTTGCTTTGATTCATCTTCaactctccctctctcgctcgctcgctcgctcgctcgccggGACAGCGTGGATTGCGGCGGAGAGCGACGGCGCGATTCCGGAAGGGGGACGAGCGGTGGCCACCTATAGGCAGGCAGGCCGAACGGATCCCAACTCTGAACAGGGATCGGTCAGCCCATCGGCCCATGTAGCGagctttttctctctttttacaACTTTTTCTCACATATAATTTGATAGATATGATTATTTTATTCTCAGAAGAAACTGATTCCACAACTTTATAGCCCTAATTTTGAAAATGTTCTCACCTGATTTCGCATTTTAACAGCCATGTTAAACAAGTTGGGATAACATGTATCGAATGTTTTATATGTATATAGTTGTtggaaaggatggtgtatttcAATTATTGATATACTAGTATATTGGGTTCCACGTTCCCTTCAAATATATTGTAGAAGTACATTCCTGATGCATACACTTCCCTGTCTCAGTTTGTAATTGCCTAGCGTGCCCTCCTTTCATTCATCATGTTGTGGGGCTCCTATGTAGCTTCTGTGTGCCGGATAAGCAATATAACTTTAAAGTTCATTAGACCTGAATAAAACATCTAAAATTCAACATTCTAGAAATTAGAttcaatattttctaaaaaatacatcaacatttagaaatagttgattcaacattttttcacatgtatcaacattttcaaaaagactatcttcaacattttaaaaaacatatttcaacattttttagaaTTGATTCAACACTTATCAAAATCAGATCAACATTTTGAACAATTTTTTCACTATCTTCCCCAGCAACGGCAGCAGCACACGGCGGCGGTCCGTGGGAGTGGTAGCGGCCGTGCAGGCTGAGACGGCGTGCAGGGGTCGCGGCGGCCGCATCGGGTGGTGGAGCGCTGGGATCGGCAACGGTTGTGTTGGGCAACGGCGCACCACAGAGTTTGAGGGCACGGGGCTCGTCGGCACGTGAAGGGAGGCGAGCTGCCTGGCGTCGCGTAGGGGTAGCGGCGACCTCATCAGGCAGTGGAGCACCGGGGCTCGGTGGCTGCCGCATGAGCTTGCGGCGTGCGGAGCTCGAGGATGTGGCAGTGGTCGTAGGGGGCACCACACGCGACAGCGGTGGGCCGGCGGCACGCGGGATCTCAGCTGGGGCTTGGAAAAGTATCTCACTCCATTCGACCATTCCTCCTTCATGGCCTCCTCGAGAAATGCTTCATTAGGAGGAtcaggaggagaaggaaggaggtACCGTAGGCCTGAGGGAAGGGCCTGAGGGAAGGTTCTGTCAAGGATTTCTAGATTGATCGGTGTGGATAGAAGAAAGTTCCTTCCGTAGTTGGGCATCGAAGAAATTTGAGGTGTTTCTATGGTTTCTAGATGGATCATCCTCGAATTGAAGAGGGAACTTTGGaggttgaatttcttctctcTCCGATGTTCTTGGTTCATGTGAGGGTTCTCTGGCTAAATCTGAGGATGTGGAATGTGAAGGATCGGATTCGGCTGCTAGAAGATCCTCATGGCTCGACTTGCACTCTTCTCGGAGGGGTTTAGGCTTGACTGTGAAGGTGGTGTACCCAACGATGTTATCTAGGATTTTCCTACCTTCAGCCGGAGCCTTATTGAGAAAGGACCCTCTAGGGATGACGTCGAGATAATAGGTGAAATTCTTACCGAGACCCTCGTAAAAGTTTTGAAGCAACGTGGGATCAAGTATAGTTAAGATAGGGCAAGATCCCacagggtagagaggattcctaaagaTAGCACTATAGGTGAGTTAAAGGTCAATCTCTTGGGTCAAATACTCGCTTCGAGCGCTGGCTTACCCTGAATTAATCAGGCGTCTTCGACAAAGAGCCTACTATATAtccgaacgtggaggattataaaggaccaatagggctgtcaccacctacaacctacctctagcaacccaTGGGATATACGGTAAACGAAGGATAACTCTTAGCCAGACACCACGTCTACGTTATTGATTACTACTACAGCCTAACTATGTTTGGGCCCCCATAGCAGACTACATCACTTGTATGAATACAGAGCAACGTACTCGCGAGTAAGAGAACTTATCTCACTCAAATATAAATGCTACTAGTGTATACTATAGACATACATGAGAGCTCTCAAGCCtgtactatgatagcaagggtatatgactagcatacgagcatataaacCAAGCATACTAACATAGAAAGGGAATAAGGCTATTCATGCAACCAAAtataacactataagaaggaaTCACGAACGCTTACTTAACTTCAAAGATTGTAGCAGCATCCATAGAGGTACAAGCTGGGAGGGGAGTACTGACACTCCAgcactcctcccaaacaccacTCACTCTCTTTCTACTCTAAGTATAAGCTAGGCAAGGCTTTGCCTTTGGAATGAGGCTCGAAGCTCTCTTGGATGGTGTTGGTGGTGTCCTCAAATGAGCCTCCTCCTCGAGAGAATATTCTCCTCAAACTCTTCTCCTCGTGCCACCTAGCAAGATCTGAGGCTTTGAGGCGGTAACTCCTGGGATAACGACCACAACCGCCTTTAGGAAGTCACTAGGGGCCCCCACGTGGAAGCTAAGCATGAGGGGAGCCTGCActggttcggccgaaccatGGGCACCGCCTCTCATATCGCCCTTCGTCTGGGACACTACCTAATGGGCCCTCGAGTCAGTCCTAGGTGCACGCGCCAAATTAAGGCGGTTTACCCCctctggtgggcccatggatccgtgtgctctTCCCTGattggttggagttgtgtttctttgccaCTTGGGTGTGTTTCCCCCTCCTGGATAAATGACCTGCATACAattattcaccaacacttgtggaaatggttagtAATAAATCTCTACCACTAGATTGATGCTCATCTTTTTGGCATTTATGTAGGAGTTGATGGTCTAGAATTGGTACTTAAGAGTCATCAATAACGAGGACAACATCCAATGGATGTAATTTCTCGCACGAATCTCAAATATCGGGAGTCACGTAATATATGTATGGGCTTCCGGAAGCTGGATAGGATCGGCATCATGCTGTTTGTTACACCTTCACCCGGCCCACCATACCATGTGATTATGGCCCACTGCCAGAGCCAGAGCCCAACATTGCTCTCTCGCATCAGTTTCCAAAACCATCACGAGAGAAGGCAGGCAGCAACGGCAAGTTAAAAAGCAACGGCAACTAAGAAAAGAATCCTAGCTGGGCGCTGCCTCACGTGCAaccagccgccgccatggccgtgcCTGCTGCGCTTGAACCGGCGACCACCGACGACGAGCCCCACTCCACCTCGGCCATTGTCGGGGGATGGGTGACCGGGCGCCACGTCCTCCACATCGAGAGCTACTCGCGCACCAAGGATGAGCTCCCCACGGAAATTTCATCGAGTCGCGCCCTTTCAGGATCGGAGGCCGCTCCTGGAGCATGAGGTATTACCCCAATGGCCTCACGTCCCAGAACTCCGACTTCATCTGCATCGTCCTCCAGCTCGTCCGATCCTCCTATCCTCCTGTTGTCAAGGCGAAAGCCATATTCAGTTTGCTCGATCAAGCCAGCAAGCCGGTGCCATCTCACACCCGGACCACAGTCCTACGCAAGTTCTCTGACGTCCCTGGCAACAATGGCGCATGGGGCTTCTCTTTGATAAGGAGGGACTTCCTGGAGAAGTCAGAGCATCTCAGAGATGACTGCTTCAGGTTCAGCTGCGACGTCATTGTCAGGGAGCGCCAGGCGATGAACGCCGGTGAGCTCAAGAACACTCGCGAACACTGGTGGGCGCAAGAGGATTTGTGCTGCAATGAAGCTGCATCTTTTCTGTTTTGTATTCTCCCTTTTATTTGCTGATTACAACCGAAAACAAGCACACGAGCGCTTCTCTCGCCGCGACAATGCCCCGTCCATCCCCATGACGCACGACGCGAGAGAGCGTATCCCGTAGCCCAAAGACTCAGTCTGCTGCGAGCTATTCTCGCCACGACCTGAACTAACATGCAAGGCCATCACACAAATCGTGAGCTCATGCACGTGCTGATACAAAACGGGTTCagaaactaaactaaactaagaCCTGTACAAGATTTGGCTAACAAAACTCCCCCCAAACCTTGTACTTTACTTGATGTTAACGACGCCAATCCTGGACCGCAGCTCCGTGAACTTCACGCACCCAAGTGGCTTTGTCAGAATGTCTGCAAGCTGCTCATTTGTGCCAATGtacttgaccttcaccttgCCCTCCTCAATGCACTCTCTAATGTAGTTATAGCGAGTATCGATATGCTTACTGCGATCGTGAAAGACAGGATTCTTAATGAGCATGATTGCGGATTGGTTGTCGATGTTCAGTGTGATGGTGTTGGCTTCTTCTCCTCTGAGCTCAGCAAGAAGTCGCGCCAGCCAAACTCCCTGGCAGGCAGCAGTTGTTGCTGCAATGTACTCTGCCTCACATGAGGACAGAGCTACTACCTTCTGTTTTTGGGACTGCCAGGTGATGACATTGtcgctgaggaagaagaagactcctGGAGTGCTCTTGCGCGTGTCGATGTCGCCCGCAAGATCACTGTCGCTATACCCCACGAGCTCTACGTCTCCGGTCCTCCTCTTGTAGCAGCACCTGTAGTTTATAGTGCCTGCGACATTGCGCAGCACTCTCTTCATGGCCGCCTGATGCTCTGCTGTGGGAGCAGACATAAACCTGCTCACGTAGCCTACAGAAAAAGCCAAGTCCGGCCATGAATTTACCAAGTATCTGAGTGACCCTATGATCCTCCTGAATTTGGTGGCATCAACAGCTGGTGCAGAACTTCTTTTGCTCAACTTGAGGCGAGGTTCCATGGGAA
This portion of the Setaria viridis chromosome 7, Setaria_viridis_v4.0, whole genome shotgun sequence genome encodes:
- the LOC117865020 gene encoding uncharacterized protein, coding for MLNLLIVFYSVLIWDMIFISIHNLILIISSNFSCFVGPGNYGDNNPPHQHHLAPSPIHSPPLIPRGVPGSCPWRSPMQFQDPMSGYQGAPPGAPPPWGPHSGPPARGSYPNSPRLGFRHPNPGRGGSPMNYGPRGSLNSSYGRGRGPNNYGSSGSRGRGGRCGFGWQDRTYFIKSMVDDPWLGLQPIVGNILIPKGDSESWLPKSLREKKETPAQGQIKSTSGLSLAEYLDLSFNEVSNKET